Genomic DNA from Haloplanus sp. HW8-1:
GCGTACCGCCGCCGACCGTAATTGCGACTGGGACACCGTCGGCGAATACCTCGAGCGACTCGGCAACGGCGCTGCGACCAAACGAATCGCCTACCTCGCCGACCAACTCGGCATCGACCTCCTTCGCTTTGCGAGCGGGCCGACGCCGGACGGCCTCGCCATATACGAACTCGACGCCGACGGTACCGGTTCCGCACCCGACACGCCGGCCGACGATCCGACGGGCGGCGAGGCGGTGATCCTCGAACACACGGGCAGCGGGGAGCTGCCGATCGACGGCTACGAAGTCGCCTACGACGGACGGGCGGAGACGATCACGAGCGGGGGCCGGGAGCCGCTGTCGGCCCTGGCTCCCGGCGATCACCTCGTCGTCTACACCGGCGACGGCCTCCGCTCCGACCCGGGCGTCCGAACGGTCGCGTTCGGCCTCGACGTGGCGCTCATCCACGACGACGGGACGGTCACCGTCCGGACTCCGACCGGCGAGGTGAGCGCGTTCGCGGAACGCTGAGCGGGGACAAAGTCCTTGAGTGGGCGGGGACGATAGCCGCCGATGGCCGACGGGGAGGACCGAAACCGGCGCCGGGAAGGGGATGACTCCGCCGTCACGTGGACGGCGCTGCCGGACCGCGACGCCGACCGACTCCGACTCGCGGTGTTGCACCTCGGTGCGGGCGTCGCCGGCCTCTTCGGTCTCGCCTTGCTCTCGGCGCTCCTCTTCGTCCTCGTCGACGGACTTGCCGGGGAGAACGTCGACGTTGCCGTCCTCGTCGGTGTACTCGCGTTCGTCGGCGGCCCGGCGTCGCTGTGGTATCTCCTGCTGTCGGTCGAACACGGGACCGACCGCGAGCGCGAGACGCTCGTGCCGTCGGCCGGGTGGCTGCGACTCCGCTACCTGCCGCCCGCCATGCTCGGCGCCGTGGTCCTGTTCCTGCCGCTGGCCGTCGAGCCGGGACTGTTGCTCGCGTACCCCGTTGCCGCCGTGGTCTGTCGGGCGGCGGTCGACAGCCGGTACACGGTTGGACACCTCGACCCGGAGACGGGCACGCTCCGGCAGGTGACCGGGGCGGCCGCCGCGGAGTACGCGGCGGATGCGACGCCGGGTCCGGACGACCGAGCGGTCCGGACGTGGGACCTCTCGTCGCTCCGGGCCGTCCACCGGCGGCGGATCGGCGGGTACACCGTCTTCCTCCCGCGGTATCGGCGCCGTGGACGGTGGGGACGTGCCTACCTGCTCGTCGTCCCGAACGACGCCGCCGACCGGGTCGCGACCGCCCTCGATACCGTCGTCCGGACGAGCGACTGGGAACCGGGGCCGGGGCTCGATCGAGCGGTCAGAGTCGCCCTCGGCGGTCTCGGACTCTGCTTTCTGGGCGCGGCGGGCGCGTTCGTCGTCGTCGCCGGGGAGCGGGCGTCGATCGTCGCGTACGCGCTGGGGACGCTCGGCCTGTTCGGCGCGGCGCTACTCCTCGCGGCGATCCGGGGATGATCGCCGGCTGCGAACCCGTTATGGGCCTCGGGGTCGAAGGCCGGCCGATGCTCGAACCCGGCGATCCGGCCCCCGACGTCTCGGCACCCAACCAGCACGGCGAGTCGGTCACCCCCGACTTCGCGGAGCCGACGGTCGTCTTCTTCTACCCCGAGGATTTCACCAAGGGCTGTACGGTCGAGGCCGGCGAGTTCCAGGAGGCGTTGCCCGAGTTCGTGGAACTCGGGGTGACGGTCTACGGCGTCTCGATGGACGACGCCGAGCGCCACGCCGAGTTCGCGGCGGCCGAGAACCTGCAGTTCGACCTGCTGGCCGACCCCGAGGGCGAGGTCGCCGAGGCGTTCGGCGTCTCGACCGATCTGGGCTACGCCGACCGCCGCACCTTCCTCGTCGCGGACGGCGAGGTCATCGCGACTTACGCTCCCGACCCCGGCGGCCACGCTCACGAGGTACTCGACGACGCCCGGGCGGAGTTCGGCGACGGATAGGGACGGAATCGGCGGCGACAGGCCCTCCCCGGCGACGACGCTCCGATCACCACGCTTCTTCGAGAACCGTCAGGATCTCCGCCGGCGTCGGGTCGATGCCCGAGGGCGCGGCGTCCATGAGTCCGTCGTCGTGAATCTCGTCCGCGACGTCGGGCAGGTGGTCTCGGTCGAGACCGTCGACGGCCCGGAGGCGGGCGGGGAGGTCGAGGTCGGCGGCGACGTCGGCGACGGCGTCGACCACCGCCGCGGCGGGATCGGTCGCGTCGGCTACGCCGAGCGCCGCGGCCAGCAGGTCGCGCCGGGCGTGGGTCCGGGCAAAGACGTATCGGAGGACGTGCGGCGCGAGGATGCCGTGGACGACGCCTTGGTGGGCCTCGTAGTCGTGGGAGAAGCCGTGACCGAAGGCGTGGACGATCGACGCACGGTAGGTGCCGGGCGTGGAGATACCGTACTGCGCGAGGACGACCCCGGCGACGGCGTCGTAGAGGTCGCCCTCGTCCATGGACTCGGCGGACAGGGTCCCAAAGCCCGATGACATCAGCGAGAGCGCACGCATCGCGGTGGCGTCGGTCACGGGCGTGGCGTACGGCGAGTAGAGACATTCGACCGCCTTGTCGAAGCCGTTCATCGCGGAGGCGGTGCGGACGGATTTCGGCGTCGTCTCGAAGAGCGCGAGGTCGTAACACAGCGCCGTCGGCATGAGGCGTGCGTCGCTCACAGAGCCGTTGGGAATCTCGTGATCGGGCGTCCCCGCGGGGTCGAGCGAGAGGCTCACGCCCGCGATGACCGAGAGGTCGGCCCCGGCGAGCGTCGTCGGTACCGCGACGATCGGTAGCGGATCGTCGGCAACCGGGACGCTCCCCGACGCGACGGCGTGTTCGGCGGCCGCCTCGGGATCGTCGTGGCTCTCCAGTGCAGCGATCACCTTCGCTACGTCGAGGCTGCTGCCGCTTCCGACGGCAACGAGGGCGTCGGCGTCCGCCTCGTGTACGCGACGGACGCCAGCCAGCCCCGTCCGCAGGTACTTCGCTGGCGTGGTCTCGTCGAAGACGTCGGCGAGTCGGTCCCCCAGACCGGCTTCGACGGGATCCATCACCGCGCGGTTCGCGCCGACGTTCGACCCGGTGACGACGAGGGCGCGGTCGCGGTTGCGGGCCGCCAGGAGGTCGACGAGGTCGGCGACGCGGCCGCGCCCACACCGGAGTTCGCCGGGGTCGTAGTCGAAGGTGAACTGCCGATCGGGCGCGGCGTCCGTCGGTACCATACCCCGACCACGGACGGCGCGGTGTTAAGCCCGGGGCCCGCCGGTCGATCGGACTCGGGGTATCCACCACGACGATCGACCGTGTCCGCCCGCTAGGGGGCGGTCGAGACGGCGGTCGCGTACCGCCGTTCCGTCGCGCGGTGAGACGTTCCACCAGGCTATATGTGTCGGTGGGGGAGACGTCACGTACTGCATGCCCTCCAGACGGCGTCGGCTCCTCTTGGGAGCCATCGGCACAGCGATCAGCGGCGCAGCCGGCTGTCTCGGCGGATCGTCGTCCGAAACGGACGGGACGGCCGACGACGACGGGGCACTCGCCCTCCCCTCGGTCGTCACGCGTGGCGACCTTCCGGACGGCGAGGTGCGACTCCTCGCGTCGGGGACGGCCACCCTGTTGAACTTCTTCACGACCTGGTGTAAGCCGTGTCAGCGGGAGATGCCCGAGTTCCGGACGCTCCGGGCGGCGTACGACGCTGACGCGCTGCACATGGTGTCGATCACTCCCGAGGTCGACAAGACGCTCGTCCGGGAGTTCTGGACGGAGTACGAGGGGACGTGGCCGGTCGTGGCCGATCCCGCACTCGAGGCCACCGAGCGGTGGAACGCGAACAGCTATCCGACGAACCTGCTGTTCGACGCGAACGGGGAACCGGCGGATGGCGACGGTCCCGAAGTCCGGGCGCGCACGTTCAAGGAGTTCGACGCCCTCGTCTCCCCGCTGGTGGAGGAATCTTGAATGGCCGGACTGGCGCTGCCGCCCCTGTTCGGGCTGGCGTTCTCGGCGGGGGCGGTGACGTTTTTCGCCCCCTGTGCCTTTCCGCTGCTCCCCGGCTACCTGTCGTACTTCTTGGGCGACACCGCGGCGCGGGCGGACGACGAGACGACGGACGCGATCACCGGCCGCGTGCGCCGCCCCCTCGCTCGGGCGGCGCTGATCAGCCTCGCCGCGAGCCTCGGCATCACGCTCGTCTACGTCGGTCTGGCCGGAACGACGGCCGCGCTCGGCGCGCGGGCGCTGGCCGACATCGCCGTTCTCGAAGTCGTCGTCGGGGCCGTGTTCCTCCTCGCCGGCGCCGCGATGGCCGCCGGTTGGCGGGGCGGAACGCTCGGCCACGTCCGGTTGCCGGAGCGGCGGCGGTCGGTCGTCGGGTTCTTCCTCTTCGGCGTCCTGTACGCGGGGGCTGCCGCGGGCTGTACGGCGCCGCTGTTCCTCGCCGTCGTCGCGAAGGGATTGGCGTCGACGCCCGCCGTCGGCGTCGGCATCGCCGTCGCCTACGCCCTCGGTATGAGCGTCGTGTTGACGGTGCTGACGGGCGTCTCGGCGCTCGGCGGGTCGTCGGCTGTCTCGGTCCTGCGTGACCACACCGAGCGGATCTATCGTGCGTCGGGCGGCCTGCTCGCCGCGTCGGGGGTCGCGGAAATCTACTACTTCTTCTACGGGTTCCCGGAGGTGATCCCCCGATGAGAGCGCGGATCGCCCTGCTTTGTCTGCTGGTCGTCGCCGCCGGGTGTGCCGCGCCGACGAGTCAGTCGGCGCCGCCGCCGGGGCTCTCGACCGACGGCGTGACCGACGCGAACGCACTGGTCCGGGCGCACACGGACGCCCTCCAATCCCAGTCGTTCACCGTCCGGTCGTCCACGACGATGCGACCGCAGAACGGGTCGTATCGGGTCGTCAGCAACCGGACGTGGCGGGTCGATCCGGATGAACCGATCCGCGGGCGGGTCGTGAGTAGCCGGCACACCGTCGGCGACACACCGGCGCGCTACGCGGCCGGTCCGACGCGGACCGCCGCCTGGCGCAACGGGACGACGACCTACCAGCGCGTCCGTCGGAACGGCACGGCCTCCTACCGTCGGGTCCCGCTGTTCGACTCGCCGGTGAAACTGAACGCCGCGCTCCAGCGAAATACGATCTACCGGCTGAGCACGCGCCGGAACGCGACGGTCGAACCGGTCGACCGGGACGGACAGCGACTGTACCGCGTCACCGCCGCACTGAACGCAACCGCCGTGGCCTCGAACGCGTCGATGACGCTGCTCGTCGACTCGAACGGCGTGGTACGCACCATCGAGACCGAACAGACGGTGCGGTACCGCTCGGGCAAACGCGAGATCTCGTCGACCGTTCGTATCGACACACTCGGGGCCACGACCGTCGAGCGCCCCGACTGGTACGGAACGGCGGTCACAACGACCGGGAACCGGACCGCCGAGGGGTGATCGACGCCGGCCGTCACTCCTCCGATCGCAGACGGTCGACGACGGCGTCGGTACGGTCCCGTGAGCCGAGGTCGGTCACGGTATCGCCGACTGCGACGGGACCGCCCTCGACCACGTCGGCACAGATCCCACCCCGGCCGTCGCCGAGGGCGCGGGCGACGCCCGCCTCGTCGGCGAGGTCCTCGACGTGTGCACAGGGTGGCCGAGGACGGGTACCGACGAGCGTCGCCCCGCCGACCCGGACGCGGTGATCGAGCAACTCGTGGACGTCGATCCCCTCGACGACCACGTTGCGCCGGTGTCGGCCGTCGGTCAGGTCGATTCCCGTCTCGCGTTCGATCTCGGCGATCGCCTCGGCGGCGACGAGGGTGACCTGACAGGTGTCGTAGGGTGCGTAATGTCCCTCCCCGGTACAGTAGCGATCGCCACGCAGTCCGCCGTCGGCGATCGCTTCGACCCGATCGACCGACTCCATGGGGGCCGACCCGTCGGGCGCGACGAAGACGTCCGTGACACGGGCCATACGGACCCTGGACGGGGACGGCGCATAACCGTTTGGCCCGGACGCGCCGACACCGAAAAAGTATATTAATTCTGGTAGGTACTGTGTCTTGGGTCGAACTATCACGAATGCGTGGAACGAATGCGGAAGTCGTGTTCCGGCGCTATAACTCCTATAGAACCTACGTATCTCACAATAGTGGTTCGTTGACGTCCGACGTCGACCGAATCATCCCGATCGATAACGACATATCATAATCCAGAAACATTTATACACCTGTAGGCGGACGAACTAGTCGAGATGAGCACCACCCACCTCGAGACCCCCGACCCCGACCGCCCCGCCATCGACGTCCCCGACACGATTCGGTCGGCCGAATCCAAACTCGTCTACGTGTTCCTCGCCGCTACCGACGGCGCGACGGTCGACGAGTTACACGACGCCCTCGACCTCCGGAAGATCACGCTGTTCCCGGTGCTCGAGACGCTGATCGAACACGACGCGATCGATCACGAGGGCGCGCGATACGTCCCCGCGTGACCTGAGAGGGGATCGACCGCCCGCAGTCCGTATCTCGACGGATGCGGGTCGACCGACTCGGCCGACGCTGTCGGCCTCGCCGACGCCGCGTTACCCGTTGTCGACGGCTAATACGATATCTTACTGTGGTATGTCGCGAAAACAGGGTGGACGTCCCCTCGGGAGCAAACGGGGACGTCGGCCATGAACGAATACGGGTAGCGTTCCCAGTCGAACCACCCCGGAGACTGACAGTCTCGTGTGGCGTTGACGACGCAGTGGATCGGACCGGAGATCGGTTACGGATCGGACTTCTTCGTTCGTATCTTCGATCACCTCGTCTAAATTATCACACGGGTTTGGAATATAAATGCGTTTGCTTGCATGTCCTTACACACATTTAGCTGTTTAATGACTGTATGCTGCGTAAATCGCGAAGCGACGGGACGCCCCGATCAGGAGGACGCGATGGCGGCGGCCAGGGCGTCGAGTTCGTCGTCGTCGACGTCCGGCCGTTCGTCGATCAGCGCGTGGATCGGGCGGCCACCGTCGCCCTCGAACCGTGGAACGATGTGGACGTGAACGTGTGGCACCTCCTGACCGGCGAGTTCGCCGTTGTTGACGGCGACGGTCGTCGCGCTGGCGTCGACAGCCGACTCGACGCGCTCCGTCAGATCGCGGACCGCGGCGAAGAGGTCCGTCGCGAGGTCGGCGGGCAGGTCGTTGATCCGTTCGTGGTGGCTTTTGGGGATGACAAGCGTGTGTCCGCGGGCGAGCGGATTCGCGTCCAGAAAGGCCATCACGGTCTCGTCCTCGTAGACCGAGTGGTTAGGGATCTCCCCATCGACGATCGAACAGAAGATGCAGTCGGTCATGAGCGCTGGTACTGTGTCCACGCTAAAGAAACTACACGGCTGTCGTCACCACGAGACCCGCCGCTGGACGCCGACGACGAGGCCGAACAGGCCGACGCCGAGTCCGAACAGCACGACGGCCGCCGCGAACGTCAAGGCGGGTTGGCCGTTCGTCATCCCCTGAAGGAGGAGTACCCCGACCCCGGTTTCGGCGACGAACCACTCCGCGACGACGACGGCCGCGAGGCTACGGACGATAGAGAGTTTGACGCCCGCGAACAGCGCGGGCACCGCGTGTCTGAACCGCAGCGCCAGTCGGTGACCGGGGGCGGCGTCGACCAGTTCCAGCAGGTCGGCGTGTGCTGCGGGCATCCGGCGCAGCCCCGCCGCCGTGCCGACGGCAACCGGGAACACCGCCGCGACGGCCACGAGGACGACTGCGGCCTCGAAGGAGATGCGGACCCACACGAGCAACAACGGGACGAGCGCGAGGTCGGGAACGGCACGGAATCCGACCAGCGTCCCCTCGACGGTCGAACGGATCCGCGGAACGAGCGCCGTCGCGGTGCCGACCGTCAGTCCGGTCGCCGCACCCACACTCCAGCCGACGCCGAACTTCGCCAGCGTCTCGACGCTCGTGGTGAGAAACAGGTCCGGAAACCGGGCGAGCGTCGTCGCCACGCCCACCGGTGACGGGAGCAGGGCCGTCGTTCCGGCGGCGACCTGCCACCCTCCGAGAACGAGGGCGGCGGCCGCGATCCCCGACGTGCCACGGATCGCGACGGACGCCGTCCCCAGGACGCCGGTCGCTTCGAGCAGGTCGCCCTCCCCGGTGGCGTCGCCCCGGAGGCGTCGTTCGACGGCCGCCACCCCGGCGAACAGCGCCATGCCCAACGCCGCGAGAACGAGGACGTACGCGAACAGCAGCGCGGTGTCGAACCGTTTGGCCGTCGAGAGGAGTTGGTGGCCGATCCCCCGTTCGGCGGCGAGGAACTCCGCGAGGATGACCCCCTGGACGGCGACGGGCGTGGCGAGTTTCAGCCCCGTCACGAGCGTGGGGACGGCGTTGGGGACCCGGACGTAGAGCACGCGCCGCCAGCGCGGAACGCCGATCGATCGGAGTAAGGCGAGTTGCCCCGCGGGCACCGACCGGAGGCCGTCGAGCGTCGCGACCGTCACGGGGAAGAAGGTGAGGAGGGCAGCGATAAGCGTCCTGGTCAGCAGCGTCGCGTCGAACAGCAGGATCAACAGCGGCGCGAACACCACGACTGGGACGACCTGGACCGCGAGGAGGACGGGCGCGCCGACCAATCTGATCGGCCGGGAGACGGTGAGAACGAGCGCGAGCAGGACGCCGACGCCCGTCCCGACGCCCCAGCCGAGACCCACCTCGTAGCCCGTGTAGACGACGTGGGGGGCCATCTCGGGAGCGTGGCGGACGAGCGTCCTGCCCACCGTCGCCGGAGAGGGGAGCAGGAGCGACGGCACGTCGGTGGCGACGGTCAGGCCGTGCCAGCACAGGAGGACGACCGCGGCGACGAAGCCGGACGCTGCCCGTCGCCCGAGCGTGGGACGCGGAAGTCGGGCGACACGACCGACGACCGAACGCGGGTCCGACACGGCTCAGAGTTCGTAGTCGATCGAGACCTGCGAGGCGTAGGTCCCCACGTACGGATCGGCCGTATCGAGGTACTCGTTGGTCCACGCGTCGGCGACGGCGACCTGTTCGGAGAGGAAGTCGGCCGCGACGAGGGCGTCGACGACCGTCTGCCACGCGTCGTCGGACTGCCACCCCCACCCGTGTTCGCGCACGGCGTCGGTGAGGATCAGTCGCTTTGCGGTGTACTCGATTTTCGTCACGCCGAGGTCGTAGGAGGCCTCCAGCCGGGGACGGGCCGCGACGAGCAGGTCCATCGCCCCCTCTGGATCGTTCGACGCCCACGCCCACCCGCGGGCGGTGGCCCGGAGGTACGCCCGCAGGGTCTCCGGGTTCGACTCGGCGAACGCGGGGCTGGCGACGACCGACCGCCCGACCGTTGGGATGTAGTCGGCGATCCACAGCATCGCGGCGTCGTGGCCCTCCCGGTCGAGCGAGATGCCGTCGGGGAACGCGCCGAGTGCGGCGTTGGCGTCGCCCGACAGCACCGAGGAGGTCAACCCGCCCCACCCGACTTCGAGAAAGGAGACGTCCCCGAGGACGCCCGCGTCCGTCAGGATGGTTTTCAGAAGCGCGAGGTTCGAGGCGGCCGGGGGCACTGCGACCGTCTTCCCCGCCAGCGACTCGGGGCCGTCGAGTTGCCCACCGAGGGCGTCGGCCGTGGTGTACACCACGCTGTTTGGGCCCTGCTGGGCGGCGGCGTAGGCCCGGAGCGGGACGCCCTCGTCGAGGGTGCCGAGAGTCGCGGCGGCGCTGGAAAGCCCCAGTGGATACTTCTCTAGTCCTACCTGCTTCGCCGTCGAGGCCCCGCCCTTGCCGGAGACGAGGTCGACGGTCAGCCCTTCGGCCTCGTAGAACCCTCGGGACGTGGCGACGAAGTGGCCGGCGTGGGTGGCGTTTGCCTTCCAGTCCAGCAGCACCTGGATCGAGGAACGCTCCGGCGTCGCCGTCGCCGTCGGCTCGGCCGTTGCTCCCCCGCCGGTATCGCCCGGACCGCCGAGACAGCCCGCGGCACCGCCCGTGACCGCCGCACCGAGGGCGCCGAGCACGCGTCGTCGTGAGGGTGTAAACGTCGTCATGCGTACCAACTCGCGACCGCGTGACCGGCCCGACGCCGGCCGTGTGTGTCCGTGTCACATAGTTCGACGGCGACGTAAAAAGTGTTTCGCGGGATGGTTTTTATTGTAGGGGTGTGCGTCGACGCCGTGGTCCCGGAGGACCGTCGCCAACGCCCGACGATACCCGTTCCGGTCGTAGCCGAGCCGCGACCGCCACACGTCGGCGTAGGAGGGATGCAGGAGGGCGACGACCGTCGTTTCCAGGGTCGGGCACGCGACCGGGTCGAGCACGCGGTCGACGAACCTGTCGAGGTCACGGCCCTCGGCGGCGAAAAGCGACGCCGTGGCGTGTTTCCCGGTCGAGAGAACCACCGCGGGATCGACGTGATCGAGTTCCGCCCGGAGATGCGTCCGGCAGTTCGACCGCTCGGCGTCCGTGGGTTCGCGGTTCGACCCGTCGCCCCCCGCGGGGAGGCACTTCACCGCGTTCGTGTAGAAGGCGTCGTCGACGCCGACGCTCGCGAGCAGCGCTCGGACGCGACGCCCGGAGTGTCGCGAGATGTAGGCCAGCCCCGACCGGTTGCCGCCAGGCCAGTCGGCGGCGTTGGGGTCGCCCGCGGCGGGCGCCTCGCCGACGACCATCACCGCGGCGTCGGCGGGGCCGTTCCCCCACGCGATCCGGTCGCGCGACGCCACGAGGGCGGGACAGCGCCGACAGTCGGGGGCGAGGACGAGGGCGTCGTCGGGGGCGGGCGGGTCGGACGTGTGGTCCGGCACGGATTACAGCGCGCCGGCGACCGCGGGGGCGACGGAGACGGCCGTCACGTCGCGTTCGATGGTGTCGGTGGCGTAGACCGCCTCGACGCCGGCGCGTTCGAGTTTCGTCCGCGCCGACCGGGCGAACAGCGGGTGGACGCAGGCCACGTACACCGCGGCTGCCCCCCGGTCGTTCAGGACGGCGATGGACTCGCTCATGGTCGACCCGGTTGCGACGATGTCATCGACGACGACAACGTCCCGGCCCTCGACGGCGGCGTCGCTCGGCGTGATCTCCACGTCCGTCCCCGAGTGGCGGACCTTCTCGAAGTAGTCGACGTCGCCGCGGCCGTAGGCGTCGCGGACCGATTCGGCGAGGGCGACGGCGCCCGCGTCGGGCGAGAGAAAGAGCGGGGCCGTCAGGTCGGCGGGCAGTGGCGTCGCGAGGCGGCCGGCGGCCCGAACCACGTCGCAGGGCACGTCGAAGAAGTCCGTGACCGACGCCTCGTGGGGGTCGACGAGGACGACCCGGTCGGTCCCCGTCGAGACGGCCCGGGCGACGGCGCGGGCCGACACCGGCTGGCCGGGTTCGAACGCGCGTTCCTGTCGCCCGTAGCCCATGTAGGGGAGGACGGTCACCACCTCGTCGACGCCCGCCTCGCGGACGGCGTCCTGTAACTGCAGGAGTTCGACGTGTGCGGCGTCGCTGGTCGTCGCGGCGACGACCACCGCCCGGTCGGCGTCGGCGGGACCGTCGACCGACGCCATCCGTTCGCCGTCCGGGAACCGCTCGTAGCGGACCGCGGCGAGCGACTGCTCCGTCTCGGTGGCCAGCGCGGCACCGAGTGCCTGTGACTCCGATCCGGGAACGATCATACGAGGGGGT
This window encodes:
- a CDS encoding peroxiredoxin, with amino-acid sequence MLEPGDPAPDVSAPNQHGESVTPDFAEPTVVFFYPEDFTKGCTVEAGEFQEALPEFVELGVTVYGVSMDDAERHAEFAAAENLQFDLLADPEGEVAEAFGVSTDLGYADRRTFLVADGEVIATYAPDPGGHAHEVLDDARAEFGDG
- a CDS encoding iron-containing alcohol dehydrogenase family protein; amino-acid sequence: MVPTDAAPDRQFTFDYDPGELRCGRGRVADLVDLLAARNRDRALVVTGSNVGANRAVMDPVEAGLGDRLADVFDETTPAKYLRTGLAGVRRVHEADADALVAVGSGSSLDVAKVIAALESHDDPEAAAEHAVASGSVPVADDPLPIVAVPTTLAGADLSVIAGVSLSLDPAGTPDHEIPNGSVSDARLMPTALCYDLALFETTPKSVRTASAMNGFDKAVECLYSPYATPVTDATAMRALSLMSSGFGTLSAESMDEGDLYDAVAGVVLAQYGISTPGTYRASIVHAFGHGFSHDYEAHQGVVHGILAPHVLRYVFARTHARRDLLAAALGVADATDPAAAVVDAVADVAADLDLPARLRAVDGLDRDHLPDVADEIHDDGLMDAAPSGIDPTPAEILTVLEEAW
- a CDS encoding TlpA family protein disulfide reductase, which translates into the protein MPSRRRRLLLGAIGTAISGAAGCLGGSSSETDGTADDDGALALPSVVTRGDLPDGEVRLLASGTATLLNFFTTWCKPCQREMPEFRTLRAAYDADALHMVSITPEVDKTLVREFWTEYEGTWPVVADPALEATERWNANSYPTNLLFDANGEPADGDGPEVRARTFKEFDALVSPLVEES
- a CDS encoding cytochrome c biogenesis CcdA family protein; translated protein: MAGLALPPLFGLAFSAGAVTFFAPCAFPLLPGYLSYFLGDTAARADDETTDAITGRVRRPLARAALISLAASLGITLVYVGLAGTTAALGARALADIAVLEVVVGAVFLLAGAAMAAGWRGGTLGHVRLPERRRSVVGFFLFGVLYAGAAAGCTAPLFLAVVAKGLASTPAVGVGIAVAYALGMSVVLTVLTGVSALGGSSAVSVLRDHTERIYRASGGLLAASGVAEIYYFFYGFPEVIPR
- a CDS encoding DUF7537 family lipoprotein, with the translated sequence MRARIALLCLLVVAAGCAAPTSQSAPPPGLSTDGVTDANALVRAHTDALQSQSFTVRSSTTMRPQNGSYRVVSNRTWRVDPDEPIRGRVVSSRHTVGDTPARYAAGPTRTAAWRNGTTTYQRVRRNGTASYRRVPLFDSPVKLNAALQRNTIYRLSTRRNATVEPVDRDGQRLYRVTAALNATAVASNASMTLLVDSNGVVRTIETEQTVRYRSGKREISSTVRIDTLGATTVERPDWYGTAVTTTGNRTAEG
- a CDS encoding MOSC domain-containing protein; amino-acid sequence: MARVTDVFVAPDGSAPMESVDRVEAIADGGLRGDRYCTGEGHYAPYDTCQVTLVAAEAIAEIERETGIDLTDGRHRRNVVVEGIDVHELLDHRVRVGGATLVGTRPRPPCAHVEDLADEAGVARALGDGRGGICADVVEGGPVAVGDTVTDLGSRDRTDAVVDRLRSEE
- a CDS encoding TrmB family transcriptional regulator, with translation MSTTHLETPDPDRPAIDVPDTIRSAESKLVYVFLAATDGATVDELHDALDLRKITLFPVLETLIEHDAIDHEGARYVPA
- a CDS encoding HIT family protein — translated: MTDCIFCSIVDGEIPNHSVYEDETVMAFLDANPLARGHTLVIPKSHHERINDLPADLATDLFAAVRDLTERVESAVDASATTVAVNNGELAGQEVPHVHVHIVPRFEGDGGRPIHALIDERPDVDDDELDALAAAIASS
- a CDS encoding ABC transporter permease, which gives rise to MSDPRSVVGRVARLPRPTLGRRAASGFVAAVVLLCWHGLTVATDVPSLLLPSPATVGRTLVRHAPEMAPHVVYTGYEVGLGWGVGTGVGVLLALVLTVSRPIRLVGAPVLLAVQVVPVVVFAPLLILLFDATLLTRTLIAALLTFFPVTVATLDGLRSVPAGQLALLRSIGVPRWRRVLYVRVPNAVPTLVTGLKLATPVAVQGVILAEFLAAERGIGHQLLSTAKRFDTALLFAYVLVLAALGMALFAGVAAVERRLRGDATGEGDLLEATGVLGTASVAIRGTSGIAAAALVLGGWQVAAGTTALLPSPVGVATTLARFPDLFLTTSVETLAKFGVGWSVGAATGLTVGTATALVPRIRSTVEGTLVGFRAVPDLALVPLLLVWVRISFEAAVVLVAVAAVFPVAVGTAAGLRRMPAAHADLLELVDAAPGHRLALRFRHAVPALFAGVKLSIVRSLAAVVVAEWFVAETGVGVLLLQGMTNGQPALTFAAAVVLFGLGVGLFGLVVGVQRRVSW
- a CDS encoding ABC transporter substrate-binding protein, which encodes MTTFTPSRRRVLGALGAAVTGGAAGCLGGPGDTGGGATAEPTATATPERSSIQVLLDWKANATHAGHFVATSRGFYEAEGLTVDLVSGKGGASTAKQVGLEKYPLGLSSAAATLGTLDEGVPLRAYAAAQQGPNSVVYTTADALGGQLDGPESLAGKTVAVPPAASNLALLKTILTDAGVLGDVSFLEVGWGGLTSSVLSGDANAALGAFPDGISLDREGHDAAMLWIADYIPTVGRSVVASPAFAESNPETLRAYLRATARGWAWASNDPEGAMDLLVAARPRLEASYDLGVTKIEYTAKRLILTDAVREHGWGWQSDDAWQTVVDALVAADFLSEQVAVADAWTNEYLDTADPYVGTYASQVSIDYEL
- a CDS encoding uracil-DNA glycosylase, which produces MPDHTSDPPAPDDALVLAPDCRRCPALVASRDRIAWGNGPADAAVMVVGEAPAAGDPNAADWPGGNRSGLAYISRHSGRRVRALLASVGVDDAFYTNAVKCLPAGGDGSNREPTDAERSNCRTHLRAELDHVDPAVVLSTGKHATASLFAAEGRDLDRFVDRVLDPVACPTLETTVVALLHPSYADVWRSRLGYDRNGYRRALATVLRDHGVDAHPYNKNHPAKHFLRRRRTM
- the prs gene encoding ribose-phosphate diphosphokinase, with the translated sequence MIVPGSESQALGAALATETEQSLAAVRYERFPDGERMASVDGPADADRAVVVAATTSDAAHVELLQLQDAVREAGVDEVVTVLPYMGYGRQERAFEPGQPVSARAVARAVSTGTDRVVLVDPHEASVTDFFDVPCDVVRAAGRLATPLPADLTAPLFLSPDAGAVALAESVRDAYGRGDVDYFEKVRHSGTDVEITPSDAAVEGRDVVVVDDIVATGSTMSESIAVLNDRGAAAVYVACVHPLFARSARTKLERAGVEAVYATDTIERDVTAVSVAPAVAGAL